The Montipora foliosa isolate CH-2021 chromosome 1, ASM3666993v2, whole genome shotgun sequence genome has a window encoding:
- the LOC137997717 gene encoding uncharacterized protein, with protein sequence MAQGLASSTHRTYKSAQLRFVNFCSQAGRLHPNGSPCPASEWTLCLFATHLSSSLCSSSIKIYLSAVRSMHIDLGLPDPLVDCLQLQRVLRGIKRTQGSTGSSRLPITDHHMLIIYKSLCLSNHDHLMFWAASTLAYFGFLRSSEFTVSSLSTFNPLVHLSISDIAVDSHVSPSCLQLNIKASKTDPFRKGCCLYIGTGRPPLCALSALIQYLPLRGQSPGPLFLLSSGQPLSRALLTRWLKDIFVAAGIEGSFSSHSFRIGAATVAARSGIPNHLIQAMGRWNSDAYKLYIRTPAEVLAQATSMLSQ encoded by the coding sequence ATGGCCCAGGGATTGGCTTCCTCTACACACCGCACTTACAAATCTGCTCAGCTTCGTTTTGTCAACTTCTGTTCTCAAGCTGGACGGCTTCACCCTAATGGTTCGCCGTGTCCTGCGAGTGAGTGGACTCTTTGCCTGTTCGCAACCCATCTCTCCTCCTCACTTTGTTCATCGTCCATCAAGATTTATTTATCTGCTGTTCGTTCCATGCACATTGATCTTGGTCTTCCGGACCCACTGGTTGACTGCCTGCAATTGCAACGTGTCCTGCGCGGGATAAAGCGGACTCAAGGCTCAACAGGTTCTTCACGCCTTCCTATTACAGACCACCACATGCTCATTATATACAAGTCCCTCTGCTTGTCCAACCACGATCACTTGATGTTCTGGGCTGCCTCTACCCTCGCCTACTTTGGGTTTCTCCGCTCCTCTGAATTTACAGTTTCGTCCTTGTCAACCTTCAATCCCCTCGTCCATCTGTCGATCAGCGACATTGCTGTGGATTCTCATGTTTCGCCTTCCTGCCTTCAACTTAACATCAAGGCTTCCAAGACTGACCCTTTTCGGAAGGGCTGCTGCCTCTACATTGGCACGGGTCGTCCTCCGCTCTGTGCGTTATCTGCCCTCATACAGTATTTACCTCTCCGAGGCCAGTCACCTGGTCCTTTGTTTCTCCTTTCATCTGGCCAACCTCTCTCTCGTGCCCTTTTGACACGTTggcttaaagatattttcgtAGCTGCAGGTATAGAAGGATCCTTTTCGAGTCATAGCTTCAGGATCGGTGCTGCAACGGTTGCTGCTCGCTCTGGCATTCCCAATCATCTTATTCAGGCCATGGGGCGTTGGAATAGTGATGCCTATAAACTGTATATTAGGACTCCTGCAGAGGTTCTCGCTCAAGCAACCTCCATGCTGTCACAATAA